A part of Flavobacteriaceae bacterium GSB9 genomic DNA contains:
- a CDS encoding exo-alpha-sialidase: MITKRFLLVQMLLITLIFGCKENEKTESRTQVKIAGKVVNALGKPISEAVIKLKATGETAKTNENGKFVLSGNVPKGSGQSNIDLPKFIDTISVEKPGFLNYQKVITNPEISEMIIVPAASDLPAVQEDYIFESSPHFRSCHASTILELDNGDLLCSFFAGTKEAYPDVEIWMSRKSTGKQWTAPLSVADGVQSDSVRVGTGNPILFKPLGEDLTLFYKVLGPGDPWKGWYKTSSDLGKTWGKPQELPDLMIGPDKNKPVQLASGTILAPSAVEDSNGWRVHVLRSTDNGKTWDKMGPINPEAKIGAIQPTLLTYTDGRIQMLCRTRSEHGFMAQSWSDDDGLTWSPLEALVLPNNNSGADGVTLRDGRQLLVYNHSTRTQEGMGHKGRGILNVALSRDGIHWEAALILEYLDESGKQFSYPSVIQTNDGLVHILYTWHRRRIKHVVINPERLKPVPMPEGKWPTDGPVSLEVFKKTKTNDEQL; the protein is encoded by the coding sequence ATGATTACCAAGCGATTCCTTTTAGTTCAAATGTTATTAATAACTTTAATATTTGGATGTAAAGAGAATGAAAAAACAGAAAGCAGAACACAGGTCAAGATAGCAGGAAAAGTGGTGAATGCCTTAGGTAAGCCTATTTCTGAAGCCGTAATTAAATTAAAAGCTACCGGCGAAACAGCAAAAACAAATGAGAACGGAAAATTTGTCCTTTCTGGTAATGTGCCAAAGGGAAGTGGGCAATCAAATATAGACTTACCAAAATTTATCGACACCATCTCGGTAGAAAAACCTGGTTTTTTAAACTATCAAAAAGTAATTACTAATCCTGAAATTTCTGAAATGATTATAGTGCCCGCAGCTAGTGATTTGCCAGCTGTTCAAGAAGACTATATTTTTGAGAGTTCTCCACATTTTAGGTCATGCCATGCTTCTACCATTTTAGAACTTGATAATGGCGATTTGCTTTGTTCGTTTTTTGCTGGTACAAAAGAGGCTTATCCCGATGTGGAAATATGGATGTCTAGAAAGTCTACGGGAAAACAATGGACAGCCCCCTTAAGTGTAGCTGATGGAGTTCAGTCCGATTCGGTTCGTGTAGGTACTGGAAACCCTATTTTATTTAAGCCCTTGGGCGAAGACCTTACCTTGTTTTATAAAGTTTTAGGACCTGGCGACCCGTGGAAGGGATGGTACAAAACCTCTAGTGACCTTGGTAAAACTTGGGGTAAACCCCAGGAGTTGCCCGATTTAATGATTGGACCCGACAAAAATAAACCAGTACAATTAGCAAGTGGAACGATTTTAGCACCTTCGGCTGTAGAAGATTCCAACGGCTGGCGCGTGCATGTGCTTCGTAGTACAGATAACGGAAAAACATGGGATAAAATGGGTCCTATAAACCCAGAAGCTAAAATTGGGGCTATCCAGCCTACATTGTTAACGTACACCGATGGGCGTATCCAAATGCTTTGCCGAACACGTTCAGAACATGGTTTTATGGCACAAAGCTGGTCAGATGACGATGGTTTAACATGGTCGCCACTAGAGGCTTTAGTGTTGCCAAATAACAATTCTGGTGCCGATGGTGTTACTTTGCGTGATGGACGGCAACTCTTGGTTTATAACCATTCCACCCGAACACAAGAAGGTATGGGGCATAAAGGGCGCGGAATACTTAATGTCGCATTAAGTCGTGATGGTATACATTGGGAAGCAGCCCTTATACTGGAGTATCTTGATGAATCTGGAAAGCAGTTTTCGTACCCTTCAGTAATTCAAACCAATGATGGATTGGTACATATTCTTTATACTTGGCACCGAAGACGCATTAAGCATGTAGTTATTAATCCAGAACGATTAAAACCTGTGCCTATGCCAGAAGGCAAATGGCCAACAGATGGGCCTGTTTCTTTAGAGGTTTTCAAGAAAACAAAAACAAATGACGAACAGTTGTAA
- a CDS encoding pectate lyase — translation MKKHVFALLSFVLLFSASWSQQLAFPEAEGFGAYSRGGRGGKVLYVTNLKDEGRGSLRWAVEQKGARTVVFSVSGIIDLKRRLTIKYPNITIAGQTAPGDGICLRGETLVVAASHVIIRYLRVRLGDGMHGQGSLQGKDAISISRGSNIIVDHCSASWSLDEILSASTMRPTLTNVTVQWCFITEGLNPDGHGYGSLIRGTGGAKYSFLHNLYAHNKGRNPRPGNYDVNSHNKDPKGLLLDFRNNVIYNWGGNHAGYNQDKLSVTHLNYVNNYLIPGSDSRATGIAYATGSPYNKAYFSGNYYNGKIPYNQWDLVDFNDDWSKEQIDNYKQTEPFETGTVKTDNAVIAYSRVLAKAGAILPKRDAVDSRIVQGIKSRTGGIIKSQEEVGGWPELKSVKAPMDTDLDGMPDNWEIENGLNPKNGRDRNNLTDDGYTVLEKYLNSI, via the coding sequence ATGAAAAAACATGTTTTTGCGCTATTGAGTTTTGTGCTACTTTTTTCAGCATCCTGGTCACAACAATTAGCGTTTCCAGAAGCTGAAGGTTTCGGAGCTTACTCCAGAGGCGGTAGAGGAGGCAAGGTACTTTATGTGACTAACTTAAAAGATGAAGGTAGAGGAAGTTTGCGCTGGGCTGTAGAGCAAAAGGGTGCTCGTACAGTAGTTTTTTCCGTTTCGGGAATAATTGATTTAAAAAGGCGTTTAACCATTAAATACCCAAACATTACAATAGCTGGTCAAACAGCGCCCGGCGATGGTATTTGTTTAAGGGGTGAAACATTAGTTGTTGCGGCTAGTCATGTAATAATCCGTTATCTTAGGGTGCGTTTGGGAGATGGTATGCATGGTCAGGGAAGTTTACAGGGTAAAGATGCCATTTCCATTTCGAGGGGTAGCAACATTATTGTTGATCATTGTTCGGCAAGTTGGAGCCTTGATGAGATTTTATCGGCATCGACCATGCGCCCAACTTTAACTAATGTCACTGTACAGTGGTGTTTTATAACTGAAGGGCTAAATCCAGACGGGCATGGTTATGGGTCTCTTATACGCGGTACGGGTGGTGCAAAATACAGTTTTCTGCATAATTTGTATGCCCATAACAAAGGGAGAAACCCAAGACCGGGCAATTACGACGTTAATTCACATAACAAAGACCCTAAAGGACTTCTCCTCGATTTCAGAAATAATGTTATTTATAATTGGGGCGGAAACCATGCTGGTTACAATCAGGATAAGCTTAGTGTAACCCACTTGAATTATGTGAACAACTACTTAATTCCGGGAAGTGATTCAAGAGCTACAGGTATTGCTTACGCAACCGGATCTCCATATAATAAAGCTTATTTTTCGGGGAATTATTACAATGGAAAAATTCCTTATAACCAATGGGACTTGGTGGATTTTAATGACGACTGGAGCAAAGAGCAGATTGATAACTATAAGCAAACCGAGCCTTTTGAAACAGGCACCGTGAAAACTGATAACGCGGTTATTGCCTACAGCAGGGTATTGGCTAAGGCAGGTGCTATATTACCTAAACGCGACGCGGTAGACTCAAGAATAGTACAAGGTATAAAAAGCCGAACGGGAGGCATTATTAAAAGTCAGGAAGAAGTTGGAGGATGGCCTGAACTTAAAAGTGTGAAAGCACCAATGGATACCGATTTGGATGGTATGCCAGATAATTGGGAAATTGAAAATGGACTTAATCCTAAAAATGGTAGAGATAGGAATAACCTAACCGACGATGGTTATACGGTACTTGAAAAATACTTGAATAGTATATAA
- a CDS encoding DUF2807 domain-containing protein, protein MNNKLLYMLILLCPFAIEAQEKVKGSRNVTIERIEISPFHTINLDEDFEVEIIFNQIPSIEIETDDNLHDYIEFKVVDSVLTFNKKARIRSKKRLNIKVAYNNALKYINTTEDAEILSLVTMDLNQLTVNAKASSKVGLTLKTNAFKLETDDRAKLELNITSENSSLFLSGNSKIEALVNTVNLTGTLYQRADIEIEGACNNAQLELDNYAHFNGKNFTINSCNVICNISSDAELEVMDSINIEASGSSTISLYENPKIIINKMTDTSRLEKKVK, encoded by the coding sequence ATGAACAACAAATTACTCTATATGCTAATTTTATTGTGCCCCTTTGCCATTGAAGCTCAAGAAAAGGTAAAAGGAAGCAGAAATGTGACTATTGAAAGAATAGAAATAAGCCCATTTCATACCATTAATTTAGATGAAGACTTTGAAGTTGAAATTATATTCAATCAAATTCCTTCGATTGAAATTGAAACCGACGACAACCTGCATGATTATATAGAATTTAAAGTTGTAGACAGTGTACTAACCTTTAACAAAAAAGCACGCATTAGGTCCAAAAAACGTCTAAATATCAAAGTAGCGTACAATAATGCCCTCAAATACATTAATACTACTGAGGATGCCGAGATATTATCTTTAGTCACAATGGACTTAAATCAACTAACGGTTAATGCCAAAGCGTCTTCAAAAGTGGGATTAACGCTAAAAACCAATGCTTTTAAACTTGAAACAGACGATCGTGCTAAACTTGAATTGAATATAACCAGCGAAAATAGCTCATTGTTTTTAAGTGGCAACAGTAAGATAGAAGCCCTTGTAAACACGGTAAATTTAACAGGCACACTGTATCAACGTGCAGACATAGAAATAGAGGGCGCTTGTAATAACGCGCAATTAGAATTAGATAATTACGCTCATTTTAATGGTAAAAATTTCACTATTAATTCTTGTAATGTCATTTGTAATATCTCTAGCGATGCCGAACTCGAAGTTATGGACAGCATCAATATTGAAGCCAGTGGGTCTAGCACCATAAGTTTATACGAAAACCCAAAGATTATAATCAATAAAATGACCGACACTTCTAGGTTAGAGAAAAAAGTTAAATAA
- a CDS encoding YceI family protein produces the protein MNVYPKIISRVLSVIAFLVVTVNVSQAQEFNLSNDASSLKVYGTSSLHDWHINAEQQSGKIAFEAIEAGKIESLSLSVVAESLKSGKSSMDKNTYKALDTKKHKSITFQLTQVKSVTNKGEGVYAVDALGNLTIAGTKKLVPLKFTLNVANSKVKLEGEKTFKMTAFNIEPPTALFGTITTGDEVTIKFLTIFK, from the coding sequence ATGAATGTTTACCCAAAAATAATAAGCAGAGTATTAAGCGTAATAGCCTTTTTGGTAGTTACGGTAAATGTATCTCAAGCGCAAGAATTTAATTTGTCTAACGACGCCTCTTCTTTAAAGGTTTATGGTACTTCCAGTTTACATGACTGGCATATCAATGCAGAGCAGCAAAGTGGCAAGATAGCTTTTGAAGCTATTGAAGCGGGGAAAATAGAAAGTTTATCGCTTTCTGTGGTAGCTGAAAGTCTAAAGAGTGGGAAATCGTCAATGGACAAGAATACTTATAAAGCTTTAGATACCAAAAAACACAAGTCTATAACCTTTCAGTTAACACAGGTAAAAAGTGTAACTAATAAAGGAGAAGGCGTTTATGCGGTAGATGCTCTGGGCAACTTAACCATAGCTGGAACAAAAAAACTTGTACCATTAAAGTTTACCCTTAATGTAGCAAACTCTAAAGTGAAATTAGAAGGCGAAAAAACCTTTAAAATGACAGCGTTTAACATAGAGCCACCAACAGCATTGTTTGGAACTATTACTACAGGAGATGAAGTAACAATTAAATTTTTAACCATATTTAAATAA
- a CDS encoding YceI family protein encodes MKRILFFVSILVLLAFTSNYVESTSVIITPNSELVINGKTNVNSFTCEYDVLRFNRPIPIAFKRVNDRIVFEKATLVLNNTCFDCGGMGINADFQELLKSESYPEIYIDLKEISADPLKESKIQALLDLNISGVSKSYTMPVKLDGENTLLVTGVLRLNIRDFNLEPPKKALGLIVVKDTIEIKFNLKIKEH; translated from the coding sequence ATGAAAAGGATACTATTTTTTGTTTCCATATTAGTGTTGTTGGCGTTTACAAGTAACTATGTTGAAAGTACATCTGTAATCATTACGCCCAACAGTGAGCTTGTCATTAATGGAAAAACTAACGTAAATAGCTTTACATGCGAGTATGACGTTTTAAGGTTTAACAGACCTATTCCTATAGCTTTTAAAAGGGTGAACGACAGAATCGTCTTTGAAAAAGCCACTCTAGTTTTAAACAATACATGTTTTGACTGTGGCGGAATGGGTATAAACGCCGATTTTCAAGAACTTTTAAAATCGGAGTCTTATCCAGAAATCTACATCGATTTAAAAGAAATTAGTGCAGACCCTTTAAAAGAAAGTAAAATTCAAGCATTACTCGATTTAAATATTTCGGGGGTTTCAAAATCCTACACGATGCCGGTAAAGCTTGATGGTGAAAATACTTTGCTTGTTACTGGGGTATTGCGTTTAAATATTCGCGATTTTAACCTGGAGCCGCCTAAAAAAGCACTTGGGTTAATCGTGGTAAAAGATACCATCGAAATTAAATTTAATTTAAAAATTAAAGAGCATTAA
- a CDS encoding DUF2807 domain-containing protein, producing MTTLIKIIVASILSLTLFSCNFDVAYFQGVKGNGHVITTERPITETFSTIKATEGLDVVLTQSNSESISVEADKNLQDLILTEVENGILKIHTKSQIGRAKSKKVYVNFTNVEYIIATSGSNVQSTNTITLERLDLKSTSGSDMNLSIVTSVLNCKSTSGSDMRLSGKTTNLFAEATSGSDIKAPDLIVASSQVKATSGADITINTTQALIAKATSGGDIRYYGNPENVEKDESSSGSIKRE from the coding sequence ATGACCACATTAATTAAAATCATTGTAGCCTCCATATTAAGCTTAACGCTTTTTTCGTGCAATTTCGACGTCGCTTACTTTCAAGGCGTTAAGGGTAACGGCCATGTTATTACAACCGAACGACCAATTACTGAAACTTTTTCAACCATTAAAGCTACCGAAGGCCTTGATGTTGTACTGACACAAAGCAACAGTGAAAGCATAAGTGTTGAAGCCGACAAAAACCTTCAAGACCTTATATTAACCGAGGTTGAAAATGGTATTTTAAAAATCCATACTAAATCGCAAATTGGTAGAGCAAAATCGAAAAAAGTATATGTTAACTTCACAAATGTTGAATACATTATTGCCACCAGTGGTAGCAATGTACAATCAACTAACACTATTACGCTTGAACGCTTGGATTTAAAATCAACAAGCGGCAGTGATATGAATTTGAGTATTGTCACTTCTGTTTTAAACTGCAAATCAACCAGTGGAAGCGATATGCGCCTTTCGGGAAAAACCACAAACCTCTTTGCCGAGGCCACTAGCGGTAGCGATATAAAAGCGCCCGACTTGATAGTGGCATCTAGCCAAGTTAAGGCTACGAGTGGTGCCGATATTACTATTAACACAACACAGGCACTCATTGCCAAAGCTACCAGCGGAGGTGATATTAGGTATTATGGCAACCCTGAAAACGTTGAAAAAGACGAAAGTTCTTCTGGGAGTATAAAAAGAGAATAA
- a CDS encoding PspC domain-containing protein, whose translation MNKTVNINLAGIFFHIDEDAYLKLQRYLEAIKRSFTDSQGRAEIIADIEARIAELFNERVQNDKQVIRLKEVDQVISIMGQPEDYLVDDEIFEDEPNTSFKRKSQPSKKLFRDTDNSYIGGVSSGLAHYFGIDAVWIRLAWVLLIFGAGTGVLLYILLWILIPEAKTTAEKLMMTGEPVNISNIEKKIKDGFDSVTETVSDVAKNVSDSVSNAAKNVDVKKSANSIKSSSRTFFDTLADIIVFILKVFAKFIGIFLIFIGAATLIALIIALFSVGVTDIVHIPGLDMVDIVNSGNTPIWFVSLLVLFAVGTPFFFLFYLGLKILVNNLKSIGNVAKFTLLGLWILSIIGLIIVGIRQASEHAYNERIVEKQTLNIKPTDTLYVDVASNHYFKNPFYRSNDFKVAYDEHGEKNIYIKDVNILVNQTADSLASIQIEKFSDGRHYEAAIARANSINYNYNFQNGNKLLLNAYLSTPVEKKYSDQRVVTTLFLPVGTVVKFQMNAKDFLYYGKSDKKRLTSEYITITERGIHNEDEDHFNVKIKTPKVSIDDGSIEIHADNNHLKIDDTGIKAESDEINVNINSDGVRIDSEE comes from the coding sequence ATGAATAAAACAGTCAACATAAATTTAGCCGGTATATTTTTTCATATCGATGAAGATGCGTACCTAAAACTACAACGCTATCTTGAGGCTATTAAACGTTCATTTACCGACTCGCAAGGCCGTGCTGAAATTATAGCCGACATTGAAGCCAGAATAGCCGAACTTTTTAACGAACGTGTACAGAACGACAAACAGGTCATTCGCCTTAAAGAAGTAGACCAGGTAATTTCTATTATGGGACAACCTGAAGATTACCTAGTAGACGACGAAATTTTTGAGGATGAACCAAACACCAGTTTCAAAAGAAAATCACAGCCATCTAAAAAATTATTTAGAGATACTGACAACTCCTACATTGGTGGTGTTTCGTCTGGTTTAGCGCATTATTTTGGCATTGATGCCGTTTGGATACGACTGGCCTGGGTACTATTAATATTCGGTGCTGGAACAGGCGTACTATTGTATATTTTACTTTGGATTTTAATACCTGAAGCTAAAACCACAGCCGAAAAACTAATGATGACTGGTGAACCTGTAAACATCAGTAACATTGAAAAAAAAATCAAAGACGGCTTTGATTCGGTTACCGAAACCGTTAGCGATGTGGCCAAAAACGTATCCGATTCGGTAAGTAACGCAGCCAAAAACGTCGATGTAAAAAAAAGCGCTAACTCAATTAAATCATCCAGCCGGACGTTTTTTGATACACTTGCCGATATTATTGTATTTATACTTAAAGTATTTGCCAAGTTTATTGGAATCTTTTTAATTTTTATTGGCGCAGCTACCTTAATTGCCTTGATTATCGCACTGTTTTCCGTTGGGGTTACAGATATTGTCCATATTCCCGGTCTGGACATGGTAGATATAGTTAACTCGGGCAATACACCTATTTGGTTTGTATCGCTTTTGGTTCTTTTTGCCGTTGGAACACCTTTCTTTTTCCTATTTTATTTAGGGTTAAAAATTCTCGTAAACAATCTAAAATCTATAGGAAATGTAGCTAAATTCACCTTACTGGGGCTATGGATTTTGTCGATTATTGGTTTAATTATAGTTGGTATTCGCCAAGCAAGTGAACATGCTTACAACGAACGTATTGTTGAAAAACAAACACTAAATATTAAACCAACAGACACACTTTATGTTGACGTAGCAAGTAACCATTATTTTAAAAATCCGTTTTACAGAAGCAACGATTTCAAAGTAGCTTATGATGAGCATGGCGAAAAAAACATATATATAAAAGATGTTAATATTTTGGTTAATCAAACGGCCGACTCGCTAGCCTCTATCCAAATAGAAAAATTTTCAGATGGAAGGCATTACGAAGCCGCTATAGCTCGTGCCAATAGCATTAATTACAACTATAATTTCCAAAATGGAAATAAACTGCTTTTAAACGCTTACCTCTCCACTCCCGTGGAGAAAAAGTATAGCGACCAAAGAGTTGTGACTACACTATTTTTACCCGTTGGAACTGTTGTGAAGTTCCAAATGAATGCGAAAGATTTTTTATACTACGGAAAATCGGATAAAAAAAGACTAACCAGCGAATATATAACCATTACGGAAAGGGGCATCCATAACGAAGACGAAGATCATTTTAACGTAAAAATTAAAACGCCCAAGGTAAGTATTGACGATGGCAGTATTGAAATACATGCTGATAATAACCATTTAAAAATTGACGATACGGGCATAAAAGCAGAATCGGACGAGATAAACGTCAACATCAATTCAGATGGCGTTCGAATCGATTCAGAAGAATAA
- a CDS encoding PadR family transcriptional regulator, which translates to MKIENTKAQMRKGVLEFCILSVLKDDDAYVAEILDTLKDAKLLVVEGTIYPLLTRLKNAGLLNYRWEESTSGPPRKYYGLTETGKLFLNELDTTWNELRNAVNIVTSQKNTKK; encoded by the coding sequence ATGAAGATAGAAAACACAAAAGCACAAATGCGCAAAGGCGTTTTGGAGTTCTGCATACTGTCGGTTTTAAAAGACGACGATGCTTATGTTGCAGAAATTCTCGATACGCTTAAAGACGCAAAATTGCTGGTGGTTGAGGGCACCATTTACCCGCTATTAACGCGGCTAAAAAACGCCGGACTTTTAAATTACAGATGGGAAGAAAGTACCTCTGGTCCCCCAAGAAAGTATTACGGATTAACCGAAACAGGCAAACTGTTTCTAAACGAACTGGATACCACTTGGAACGAATTACGTAACGCAGTAAACATTGTAACTAGCCAAAAAAACACAAAAAAATGA
- a CDS encoding DUF4870 domain-containing protein — translation MLDNHQKNIATFIHLSTFTRFFIPFGNFIGPIVLWIANKDKSEFINANGKQIINFQMSILLYAVILGTLTMPFFIFKILGGLDYIDFHGFHDFHISIGKPSPLLYLGGFIGAIAIIAFIVELVLIIKASLKARDGEVFKYPFTIQFLK, via the coding sequence ATGTTAGATAATCATCAAAAAAACATCGCCACCTTTATTCATTTATCGACATTTACCCGGTTTTTTATACCGTTTGGGAATTTTATTGGGCCTATAGTGTTGTGGATAGCAAACAAAGACAAATCGGAATTTATTAATGCCAACGGCAAACAGATTATAAATTTTCAAATGAGCATTTTATTATATGCCGTTATATTGGGTACACTCACCATGCCGTTTTTTATTTTCAAAATATTAGGCGGTTTAGATTATATAGATTTTCATGGTTTCCATGATTTTCATATCAGTATTGGTAAGCCTTCCCCATTACTTTACTTAGGAGGCTTTATTGGCGCCATTGCCATTATCGCTTTTATAGTTGAACTTGTACTTATAATTAAAGCGAGTTTAAAAGCACGCGATGGCGAGGTGTTTAAATATCCATTTACTATACAATTTTTAAAATAA
- a CDS encoding DUF4442 domain-containing protein — protein MALTPRKLNTFTMFKLPSAYLCGVRTKYIDSQKCVVTVKHKWINQNPFKSMFWAVQGMAAEFSTGALVTDKIQETGKKVSMLVISNKSEFTKKATGKITFTCNDGNLIDEALEQAIKTKEGQTFWMTSVGIDEQGDAVSTFKFKWSIKVK, from the coding sequence ATGGCTTTAACCCCAAGAAAACTAAATACTTTCACCATGTTTAAATTGCCTTCAGCATATTTGTGTGGTGTGCGTACAAAATACATCGATTCGCAAAAGTGTGTGGTTACTGTTAAGCACAAATGGATTAACCAAAATCCATTTAAATCGATGTTTTGGGCCGTGCAAGGTATGGCAGCCGAGTTTTCAACCGGGGCACTCGTAACAGACAAAATTCAAGAGACTGGTAAAAAAGTTTCCATGTTGGTTATCTCAAATAAGTCTGAATTTACAAAAAAAGCCACTGGAAAAATCACATTTACTTGTAACGATGGAAACTTAATTGATGAAGCATTAGAACAGGCGATAAAGACCAAGGAAGGCCAAACATTTTGGATGACATCGGTTGGTATTGATGAACAAGGTGATGCGGTGTCTACTTTTAAGTTTAAATGGAGTATTAAGGTTAAATAG
- a CDS encoding TIGR00266 family protein: protein MTAHEIDYRIYGEEMQYVEIELDPQEGVIAEAGSFMMMDDGIKMETIFGDGSQKDTGFLGKILGAGKRILTGESLFMTAFYSTLPGKRNVSFASPYPGKIIPIDLTQFGGKFICQKDAFLCAAKGVSVGIEFSKKLGRGLFGGEGFIMQKLEGDGMAFVHAGGTMAMKELKAGETLRVDTGCIVGFDQTIDYDIEFIGGIKNSIFGGEGLFFAKLQGPGTVYLQSLPFSRLAGRVLASAPRGGGRDKGEGSILGGIGDLIDGDNRF, encoded by the coding sequence ATGACAGCACACGAAATTGACTATAGAATCTACGGTGAAGAAATGCAATACGTAGAAATCGAACTCGATCCCCAAGAGGGTGTTATCGCCGAAGCAGGGAGTTTTATGATGATGGACGACGGCATTAAAATGGAAACTATTTTTGGTGACGGTTCGCAAAAAGATACAGGGTTTTTAGGTAAAATACTAGGCGCAGGAAAACGTATTTTAACTGGTGAAAGCCTATTTATGACCGCGTTTTATAGTACCCTTCCAGGAAAAAGAAACGTATCATTTGCATCGCCATATCCTGGTAAAATAATCCCAATAGACCTTACCCAATTTGGCGGTAAGTTTATCTGCCAAAAAGATGCCTTCCTTTGTGCCGCAAAAGGTGTAAGCGTCGGTATAGAGTTTTCTAAAAAACTGGGGCGCGGACTCTTTGGTGGCGAAGGTTTTATTATGCAAAAGTTAGAGGGTGATGGTATGGCTTTTGTCCATGCCGGAGGAACCATGGCCATGAAAGAACTTAAAGCAGGAGAAACCTTGCGTGTAGATACTGGCTGTATTGTTGGTTTTGATCAAACTATTGATTATGATATTGAATTTATCGGTGGAATAAAAAATAGCATTTTTGGAGGAGAAGGCTTGTTTTTCGCAAAATTGCAGGGCCCCGGTACAGTTTACCTACAGTCGTTGCCTTTTAGTCGGTTGGCAGGTCGCGTTTTAGCATCGGCACCAAGAGGTGGAGGAAGAGACAAAGGCGAAGGTAGTATTTTAGGAGGGATAGGCGATTTAATCGATGGCGACAATAGGTTTTAA
- a CDS encoding VOC family protein produces MTNNDNKIDIEFLGHVAIRVSDIEASAKWHEKVLGLKRYQLPEWGDFPIFLLSGKSGIALFPANTTHVKLELSSKNVKIDHFAFNVTNENFERAKKRYVELNLEFNIQDHYYFDSIYIKDLDGYTVELTTIKVNEREFYK; encoded by the coding sequence ATGACAAATAATGATAATAAAATAGATATTGAATTTTTAGGTCACGTAGCAATTCGAGTTTCTGACATAGAAGCTTCTGCAAAATGGCATGAAAAAGTATTGGGGCTAAAACGCTATCAATTACCTGAATGGGGAGACTTTCCAATCTTTTTACTTTCCGGAAAATCTGGAATCGCATTGTTTCCCGCTAACACAACTCACGTTAAACTTGAACTATCTTCAAAAAATGTAAAAATTGACCATTTTGCGTTTAATGTAACAAATGAAAACTTTGAAAGAGCTAAAAAAAGATATGTAGAATTGAATTTGGAATTCAATATCCAGGACCATTATTATTTTGACTCAATATACATAAAAGATCTCGATGGGTATACAGTTGAATTAACCACTATTAAAGTCAATGAACGAGAATTTTACAAATAA